From the genome of Pseudomonas hamedanensis:
TTCATGGGCGATCCGCAACAGGTCATCGACGTCTGCCGACAACACCATCAAGGCCACCGACAAGGTGATCAGAAACTTTGCCAGCGCCTTGAGCAACTCGACCACGGCCTTGAACGAAAACATCCGCTTGAGGCCTGCCGCCGGGTTCATCCGGCTGAATTTGGGCGCCAGGGAGCTGGCGGCGAACAGCCAGCCCCCCAAAGAAATCGGCCCGATCAGCGCGGCCAGCAACAAGGTGATCATGATCGGCTGAATCGCCAGCAGCGCGATCAGGCCCGACTGCAATAAAAACCGGCCCATGGCGCCCTGATCCATGACCACTTCGCGCGATAACGTGAAGTTCAGGCGCATCAGGTCCATCAGTTCTTCGGCGAGCATGCCACCGAAGATCAGCAGCGCACCGGCACCGGCCATCATCACCGCAAGGGTGTTGAGCTCTTTGGAGCGGGCAATCTCACCTTTCTCACGGGAGTCCTTTTTTCGTTTCTCCGTGGGGTCTTCTGTTTTGTCCTGACCGCTTTCGCTCTCTGCCATGACTCAGCGCGCCCGTGCCAGTTCGCGTAGCAACTGCAAGGCCTCAGTGGCCAGCGGTTGATACTGGTTTAGAATGTCCGCCAGGCCGACCCAGACGATAAACAGCCCGAGCACCAGGGTCAGCGGAAAGCCGATGGAGAAAATGTTCAACTGCGGCGCCGCCCGGGTCATCACACCAAACGCGATGTTGACCACCAGCAGCGCGGTCACTGCCGGCAACACCAGCAACAGTGCCGCTCCGAGGATCCAGCCGAGCTTGCCGGCCAGTTCCCAGTAATGCGCGGTCATCAAACCGCTGCCTACTGGCAGCGTGGTGAAGCTTTCGGTGAGGACTTCGAACACCACCAGATGGCCGTTCATCGACAGGAACAGCAACGTCACCAGCATGGTGAAGAACTGCCCGATCACCGCCACCGAGACGCCGTTGGCCGGGTCGACCATCGAGGCGAAGCCCATCCCCATCTGGATCGCGACAATCTGCCCGGCCACCGCGAACGCCTGGAAAAACAGCTGCAGGGAAAAACCGAGCACCGCGCCGACCAGAATCTGCTCGGCAATCAGCAGCAAGCCGCTGAGATCAAGAGGGCTGACGGCCGGCATCGGCGGCAACCCCGGGACAATCACCACGGTGATCGCCACGGCGAAGTACAGACGCACTCGCCGCGGAATCAGGGTTGTGCCGAACACCGGCATGACCATCAGCATCGACGCCACGCGAAACAGCGGCAGCATGAACGTCGCCACCCAGGTGCTGATCTGGGTGTCGGTCAGTTGAAGCAGCGACTGCATGGCTTAGCCGATGACCAGCGGAATGTTTTTGTACAGGTCGATGATGTATTCCATGAACGTCTGCACGATCCACGGACCGCCGACGATCAGGGTCACCAGCATCACCAGCAGACGCGGCAGGAAGCTCAAGGTCTGTTCGTTGATCTGCGTGGCGGCCTGGAACATGGCGACCAGCAGACCGACCAGCAGGCTCGGCACCACCAGAATCGCGACCATCAACGTGGTCAGCCACAGCGCCTCGCGAAAGATATCGACCGCGACTTCCGGCGTCATGGCGAGACACCTCCAAAACTGCTGGCCAGCGTGCCGATGATCAACGCCCAGCCATCGACCAATACGAACAGCATGATTTTGAACGGCAGCGAGATGATCAGCGGCGAGAGCATCATCATACCCATGGCCATCAGCACGCTCGCCACGACCAGGTCGATGATCAGGAACGGGATGAAGATCATGAAGCCGATCTGGAACGCGGTTTTCAGCTCGGAAGTGACAAACGCCGGCACCAGAATCGTCAGCGGCGCCTGATCAGGCGTGGCGATATCGGTACGCTTGGACAGGCGCATGAACAGCTCGAGATCGCTGGTGCGGGTCTGCGCCAGCATGAAGTCCTTGATCGGCACCTGAGCCTTTTCCACTGCCTGCTGTGCCGTCAGCGTTTCCGCCAGGTACGGCTGCAACGCGTCTTTGTTCACCCGGTCGAACACCGGCGCCATGATGAACATCGTCAGGAACAGCGCCATGCCGGTGAGGATCTGGTTCGACGGCGTCTGTTGCAGGCCGAGGGCCTGTCGCAGGATCGAAAAGACAATAATGATCCGCGTGAAACTGGTCATCAGGATGACCGCCGCTGGAATGAAGCTCAGCGCGGTCATGATCAGCAGGATTTGCAGGCTGACCGAATACTCTTGCGCGCCGTCGGCGTTGGTGCCCAGCGTGATCGCCGGAATCGACAACGGATCGGCGGCGAACGCCAGTGGCGCGGCCAGCAACAGGGCCAGCGTCAGGACGATGCGGAGCGCAGCCATTACTTCTTATCCTTCTGATCCTTGCCGAGAATCTTCAGCAACTGCTGGGCGAATTCTGGCGTGGCTTTTTCGCTGTTATCGGGCACTTCGACTGGCTCTTTGAGCACATGCAGCGCGGTGATGGTGCCGGGGCTGAGGCCGAGCAGAATCTGCTCGTTGCCGACCTGTACCAGCAGCAGGCGATCACGCGGGCCGAGCGCGCGCGAGCCGATCAGCTCGATCACCTGCCCCTTGCCCGCCGGCCCCGCCTGCTGGACCCGGCGCAGCAGCCAGGCGAGGAAGAAGATCAACCCCACCACCAGCAGCAAGCCGAACACCAGTTGCGTCAATTGCCCGGCCACGCCGCTGTTGACCATTGGCGCCGCCGCGACAGGCGCGGTGGCGGTGGCGCTCGGCTCGACGGCCAGCACGCTCAAGGGCAGTGCCAGCAGCGCCCAGAGAAACCGTTTCACTCAGCGCAGCTTCTTGATGCGTTCGCTTGGGCTGATCACGTCGGTCAGGCGGATGCCGAACTTCTCGTTGACCACCACCACTTCGCCGTGCGCGATCAGCGTGCCGTTGACCAGCACGTCGAGCGGCTCACCGGCCAGACGATCAAGTTCGATCACCGAACCCTGGTTCAGTTGCAGCAGGTTGCGGATGTTGATGTCGGTGCTGCCCACTTCCATGGAAATGGACACCGGAATGTCGAGGATCACGTCCAGGTTCGGACCGTCCAGCGTCACCGGATCGTGGTTCTTCGGCACACTGCCGAACTCTTCCATCGGCAGACGATTGGAGCTCGACACGCCGGCATCGGCAGCCAGCAGCGCATCGATGTCAGCCTGACCGGCGTCACCGGTCTCTTCCAGGGCAGCAGCCCATTCATCGGCCAGTGCCTGATCGTCCTGGGCGTTCATATCGTCGTTCATCATGTGTCCTCGGCGGGCAACAATTCAGTTAAATACGGGGGTGAAAACGCCGCCTCAGCGACGCTCGATCGGCTCGATCACCTGCAACGCGAGGTTGCCTTTGTGCGAGCCCATCTTGACCTTGAAAGCCGGTACGCCGTTGGCGCGCATGATCATGTCTTCCGGCATTTCCACCGGGATCACATCGCCCGGCTGCATGTGCAGGATGTCGCGCAGTTTCAACTGGCGGCGAGCCACGGTAGCGCCAATCGGCACGTCGACATCGAGCACGTCCTGACGCAGGGCGTTGACCCAGCGCTCGTCCTGATCGTCGAGGTCCGACTGGAAACCGGCGTCGAGCATCTCGCGCACTGGTTCGATCATCGAGTACGGCATGGTCACGTGCAAATCACCGCCACCGCCATCGAGTTCGATGTGGAAAGTCGATACGACAATCGCTTCGCTCGGGCCGACGATGTTGGCCATGGCCGGGTTCACTTCCGAGTTGATGTACTCGAAATTGACTTCCATGATCGCCTGCCAGGCTTCTTTCAGGTCGACAAACGCCTGCTCCAGCACCATGCGCACCACGCGCAGTTCGGTCGGGGTGAATTCACGCCCTTCGATCTTGGCGTGACGGCCGTCGCCGCCGAAAAAGTTGTCCACCAGCTTGAACACCAGTTTGGCGTCGAGGATGAACAGCGCGGTGCCGCGCAGCGGTTTGATCTTGACCAGGTTGAGGCTGGTCGGCACGTACAGCGAGTGCACGTATTCGCCGAATTTCATCACCTGCACGCCACCGACAGCAACGTCTGCCGAGCGGCGCAGCATGTTGAACATGCTGATGCGGGTGTAACGGGCAAAACGCTCGTTGATCATTTCCAGGGTCGGCATGCGTCCACGGACGATGCGATCCTGGCTGGTCAGGTCGTAGCTTTTGACACTGCCGGGTTCGGCAGCGTTATCGGTCTGTACCAGACCATCGTCGACGCCATGCAACAGCGCATCGATTTCATCCTGGGACAGCAGATCCTGCACGGCCATGTCGTGTTCCTACTGCAGTACGAAATTAGTGAAAAGCAACTGTTCGATCACCACTTTGCCAAGCTCTTTCTGCGCCACTTCCTGGACGCTGGCGGTGGCCTTCTGGCGCAACATCTCCTGACCGACCGGGGTCGCCAGTGTGGCGAAATCCTGGCCGGAGAAGAGCATCACCAGGTTATTGCGGATCACCGGCATGTGCACTTTGAGCGCCTCCAGATCGGCCTGGTTACGCGCCAGCATGGTGATACTCACCTGCATGTAGCGCTGACGGCCATTCTGGTTGTAGTTGGCAACGAAGGCCGGCGCCATTGGCTCGAAGATCGCCGGTTGCTTGCCGACCGGCGCGGCATCGGCCGCCTCGGCGGGCTTGCTCTGGGCGCTGTGCATGAAGAACCAGGTCGCCCCCACGGATGCACCAATGGCCACCAGCAACGCCAGCACGATCACGATGATCAGCTTGAGTTTGCCTTTGGTTGCGGGGTCTTTTACTGCTGCAGCTTCGCTCTTCGCCATGCCAATAATCCGTCACTAATCGGGGGTTTCACAGTCGCACGGCAAGGCAAGAGCAAGTGTTATGCCAGAAGTGTCAGCGCTATCTGAACGGCGCCACAAAACCAATGTGGGAGCGGGCTTGCTCGCGAAAGCGGTGTGACAGACAACATCAATGTTGAATGTGACATCGCATTCGCGAGCAAGCCCGCTCCCACAGGGGGTACAGCGTCGTGTCAGGCGTAGTAGTCGACAGCGCTGCTGCCAATCACGCTTGTGGTTTGAGCAGCCACTTCAGCTACGGTCGCCGGGGTCAATTCTTCGTCTGCCGAATCCAGACGCCCACCAGCCGCGCGGGCGCGGCCCTGCTGATCCTGTTGCGCCTGTTCCTGGCCCTGCCAGCCACGATTCTGATCAGACACGTTGACGTCGACCTGACCCATGCCCTGCTGGGTGAACATCTCGCGCAAGCGGTGCATTTGCCCGTCGAGGGCTTCGCGCACACTCGGATGCGCACTCATGAACGTCACCTGGGTCTGCTGATCCGGGACCATGTTCACGCGGATATCCAGACGGCCCAGTTCAGCCGGCTGCAACTGAATGTCAGCGGCTTTGAGGTTGACGCTGGACAGGTACATGACGCGGTTGACCACCTCTTCGGTCCAGCCGCTCTGGTGCATGGCGATCGGTTGGTTCACCGGCAGCGCATTCGCGGTTTTCGGTGTCGCAGCCTGGGTCAGCGCTGCCAGACGGTTGGCGAAGTCGTCGACGCGGGTGTCGCTGGTGGCTGCTTTCAGATCTTTCAGGCCATCGTCTATCAGTCCGCTGAAGGCTTTTTCTCCGCCCTGGCTGGTGCTGTCCTTGTCGGCCTGTACGTCAAGCATGCTGGTCATGCTGGCGGCAAAGTTCTGTGCCGAGGTCAATTCGCCATCGGCCTGAGCCTGGGCAGGGGATGCTTTGGGTTGCGCCTGGCTGGCGGCGGAAATGTGCCCGCCCTGCTCCATCGCCATGCGCACGGCCGGCAATGAATCGAGCGGGTCGGCCGAGGGGTCGAATTCGCTGTCGGTCGGCGCCGGATCTTTGACCATGCCCGGCACGACCGCCAGCGTAGGGGCTTCGGTTTCCGGCTGGGCTGGCGTTGCGACTACCGGCGCTTGCACGACAGGTGTCGCCACCAGCGGCTGGACGACTTGCACCAACGCAGGGTCAAGCGCCGGGTCTACAGGCGCGGCATCCACCACAGGGGTTTGCACAGTTTCTGCGGCAGCGTCATCGGTAGCTGTCTCGCCGTCGCTGGCCACCGGTTCTTCGGCAGGCAACGCTTTGCCGCTATCGGCAACCGTCGGCTCAGGCGCGGCAGCGTTATCGTTGCCGACATCCTTTTTGCCGCTGTTGTCAGCGGACTTGTCACGTGCCGGTTTGACTGAACTGTCAGGGTTCACGGCAGGCTTGGCCGGCGCCTGATCGGCAAACACCTTTGCGAAGCTGGAAGCCTTGTCCCCGGCATCTGCGGCCACTGTCGACGTTTTGGCAGAGGCAGCTTGCGCCTTGGCCTGGGCGGCGGTCTGAAGAAGAATGTTGGGGGTCGCAGGCATGACACGGTCTCCGCTGCACTGGGATCGTAGGTACAGTTGAGGAAGATGACTGCAAGCGCCGGGCCAGTTTAGCCCGGCGCTTGAGAAAAGTGCCGGACGGCGGCGCTTAGTGGGTGTGGGTGTGGTGTTTTTCGTCTTCGTACACAGAGCGCACGTCAGCAAATTCCTTGTGGATTTCGGCGACCAGTCGAGCGAGTGCTTGTGGATTTTTGTCTTTGGCGTTCGACTCCAGCTCCTGGCACAACGCAGCCAGCCAAACCGCACCCATGTTGCTGGCGCTGCCCTTGAAGCTATGGGCGATATCGGACAAGGCTTTGGCGCTGGTGGTGTCCTGCAACTCCTGCAGGCGGCTTTCCGAATCCGCCAGAAAGGTTTCCAGCAACTCCTGATAGCCGTCTTCCATCACCTCACGCAGGGTGTCGAGGACGTCGCGGTCTACATGTGGGTCAGTCACTTGCTCACTCCTTGATCAAGAATGGGCGGATTATGCCTCAATCTCCCAGAAAAACTCCACGCGAGCACTACGACCTTGGTCCGACCACCGGGCGTTATGCCCTAATTGGCGGACCAGACTGACCCCGCGCCCCGACAAACGGACAGCATCCAGCGGTCGCTCCATGATCCGATCCACATCAAAGCCTTTGCCGCTGTCTTCGACCCGGACGACCAGACGCCCGCCCTCGCCCAGCGGCTCAACCTGCAGATGCACGCGGACGAAACCGTCCTGCAGAGCCTGTAGCCGTTCGTTGCGCAATTCGTAGTAACGGGCGAAACCCGACGCATCGCGCTTGAGACTGGAATCCAGCCCCAACACACCGTGCTCCAAAGCATTGGAATACAACTCGGCGAGCACGCTGTACAACGCGCCGCTCTGCGCGCGCAATCCATGTACCTCCTGCAGCAATTGCAGAAGAAACGGTAACGGATTGAAACGCTTGAGCGTGGCGCCGCGAAATTCGAAGCTGACCGACCAGTCCAGCGGGCACGACTGGCCACTGTCGGAATACATCGGCGCCGAGCCTTGCGCCTGCGCCGATTCGAGCAGGCTGACTTCAACCATGCTGACATCGTCGCGCGCCTGCCCGCGAAAATCGCGCAGGGCTTGTTCAATATCCTCGAATAGCCGGTCTGGCTCTCGATTAGCGGCAAAAACCTGCTGCAAGCGTTCGACGCCGAACAACTGATCGTTGGCATCGCTGGTATCGATCACCCCGTCGGACAGCAGAAATACCCGATCTCCGACCGCCATCGAATGCACTTGAGTGCGGTCGTCGAACGCCTGCGGACTGAGTACCCCCAACGGCAAATGGCGCGCGGCCAGCGGTTCGCGCTCGCCAGTGGCAAGGCGGTGCAGATACCCGTCGGGCATGCCGCCGTTCCACACTTCCACCGAGCGCCGCTCCGAACTCAGGCACAGCAAAGTCGCGCAGCAGAACATGTCTACCGGCAGGATGCGCTTGAGCTTGGCGTTCATCTCGCGCAACGTTTCGGCCAGGCCGTAGCCCTTGGCGGTCATGCCATAAAACACTTCTGCCAGCGGCATCGCGCCAACCGCCGCCGGCAAGCCATGCCCGGTGAAGTCGCCAAGCATGACGTGCATGTCGCCGGCCGGCGTGTAGGCCGCCAGCAGCAGATCGCCGTTGAACAGCGCGTAGGGCGATTGCAGGTAACGGATGTTCGGCGCGCTCAGGCAACCGGAATGCGCGACCTTGTCGAACACTGCCTTGGCCACGCGCTGTTCGTTGAGCAGGTAATCGTGATGTCGGGCGATCTGGTCGCGTTGTTCCAGCACCGTCGCCTGCAAACGGCGCAAGCGATCCATCGCCTTGATTTTGGCGGCCAGGATCACCTGGTTATACGGCTTCGCCAGAAAGTCGTCGCCACCCGCCTCCAGGCAACGGGCCAGCGCCTCGCTTTCGGTCAACGAGGTGAGAAAGATGATCGGTACCAGCGCTTCCCCTGCCAGTGCCTTGATCTGCCGGGCGGCCTCGAAACCGTCCATCACCGGCATCATCGCGTCCATGAGTACCAGATCGGGCTGCTGCTGGCGAAAAACCGCAACGGCTTGCGCGCCATCAGCCGCGGTCAGCACTTCATGGCCCTGGCGACGGACGATCGTCGACAGCAGCAACCGGTCGGCCGCGCTGTCTTCCGCGATCAGGATCGTCAGCGGCTCAAGCGCCTGCATGGCCGTCAACTGATGTCGAACAGTTTGTCGAAATTGGAGATCGCGAGGATTTTCTTCACGTCGGAGCTGCTGTTGACGACGCGGATGTCCGCGTCGTCGCCGCCCGCGTGGTCACGCAGCAGAAGCAACATGCCCAGCGCGGAGCTGTCGAGGTAGGTGGCTTCTTTCAGATCGACCACAATGGATTCGGGTTTCGTATTGAGTTTTTCATACGACTCGCGAAATTCCTGGTGGCGACCGAAATCGAAGCGCCCTTTGATCGCGATTGTCAGCTTGTGACCATCTGGCGAGACTTCTGTAACGACTGACATTGACTGGCTTCCTTGTCATTGACGAACCTGTACAAGGTTTAGCATCTGGATAGGGATGGGGCAAGGCGCAACGCTGGAACAAATGTGGGAGCGGGCTTGCTCGCGAATGCGGGTTCATCAGCAAAACATTGAGTGACTGACACTCCGCCTTCGCGAGCAAGCCCGCTCCCACAGGGGATTTGGGTGAAGGTTAGAAGGCATCACGCCGCGGCAGGCGCTGCGACAGTTCATCGAGCAGCTTCTGCTCACGCTTGTCTTCGAGGCGTTGCGCCTCGTCGCGATAGCGCTGGACCAGCTTGCGCAGGCCTTCGACGCGAGCGAAGGCCTGTTGCCAGGCTTCGCGGGCCTTGTCCAGATTGTTCTGGTGCCAGACCAGGCTCTGGCGCTGCTGATCAACCGCAGTATCGAGCTGCGCCAGAAAGCCCTGGAAGCCGAGCAGCCACTGCCCGCTCACACCGGTGCTGCCGCGCACGATCCATTGCTGTGAATAATCCAGACGAAAGGCATTGAGGTCGGCCAGCTTGCTTTCGGCAACCTTCACCTGCCCCTGAAAATAGGCGAGGCGCTGCACGGCGGTTTTCTCGGCCTTCTCGGCCATGTCCACCACCGGTGCCAGGCGCGCGGCGCGGCTGACGGCCATGAGCGGTTACCCGCCTGCCGCGGGGGCGAACAGGGTTTCGAGATAAGCCTGGCTTTCGCCCATGTTGATTTTGTCGTTGAGGCCCTGGCGCTGATACCTGACCAACTGCGGTTGCAGGGAAATCGCCAGGTCGGTCTCGCGATCGCCGCCGGCGACGTAGGCGCCGACGCTGATCAGGTCGCGGCTCTGTTGATAGCGCGACCACAGTTGCTTGAAATACTGCGCGCGCTGCATGTGCTCGGCCGAAACCACCGCCGGCATCACCCGGCTGATCGACGCTTCAATATCGATGGCCGGATAGTGCCCTTCCTCGGCCAGACGCCGCGACAGCACAATGTGGCCGTCCAGCACGCCCCGCGCCGAGTCGGCAATCGGGTCCTGCTGGTCATCGCCCTCGGACAACACCGTGTAGAACGCCGTGATGGAACCACCGCCCTTCTCGGCATTACCGGCGCGCTCGACCAGTTTCGGCAGTTTGGCAAATACCGACGGCGGATAGCCCTTGGTCGCAGGCGGCTCGCCAATAGCCAGGGCGATTTCCCGCTGGGCCTGGGCGAAACGCGTCAGCGAATCCATCAGCAGCAAAACGTTCTTGCCCTTGTCGCGGAAATACTCGGCGATGCGCGTGCAGTACATCGCCGCGCGCATACGCATCAGTGGTGCATCGTCCGCCGGCGAGGCGACCACGACCGAACGCTTGAGGCCTTCTTCGCCGAGGATGTGTTCGATGAATTCTTTAACTTCGCGACCGCGTTCGCCGATCAGACCGACGACAATAATGTCGGCCTCGGTGAAGCGCGTCATCATGCCCAGCAACACCGATTTACCGACACCGGTACCGGCGAAAAGACCCAGACGCTGACCACGGCCGACCGTCAGCAAACCGTTGATGCAGCGGATGCCGACGTCCAGCGGCACGCTGATCGGGTCACGGTTGAGCGGGTTGATTGTCGGGCCATCCATCGGCACCCAGTCTTCGGCCTTCATGCCGCCCTTGCCGTCCAGCGCACGACCGGCGCCATCGAGTACGCGGCCGAGCATGCTCATGCCCATCGGCAGGCGCCCGGTATCGGCCAGCGGCACCACACGGGCACCGGGAGCGATGCCGGCGACACTGCCGACCGGCATCAGAAAGACTTTGCTGCCAGAAAAACCCATGACTTCTGCTTCCACCTGGGACGGGTGGTAGCTGTCGTCATTGATCACCATGCACCGGGTGCCCATGGCGGCGCGCAGGCCTTCCGCCTCAAGCGTCAGGCCAACCATGCGCAGCAGACGGCCTTCGAGAATCGGCGCGCCGGCAATCTCGGTGGCCTCGGCATAGGTGCTCAGGCGCTTGGCAAAACTGGTGCGTTCAAGGCGCATCGCTGGCGTCCGCGCGCGGCTCGTCAGGGTCGACAGCCGCTGGGGTGTCCTCAGGGATTTCCAGGCTCAAGTCAGGCGCTGCGGGGTGCAGAGCCTGCTCGTGCAACTGGTCGAACAGTTTCGCCATAACCTGCGTCACCCGCGATTCAACGCTGGCGTCGATGCGGCTGTGCTCGGTTTCAACCCGGCAACCGCCCGGCAACAACGACTCGTCTTCGACGATGCGCCAGCTTTCTTCATGGCGCTCGCGCAGGGCTTTGACTTGCGCAAAGTCCTGCGGGTTGACGTACAGGCGCACGTTTTCAACGCCCAGCGGCAACAGCTTGAGCGCATCGCGCATGACGTGTTCGATTTGCGTCGAATCGATGGCCAGTTCGCGCTTGATCACCTGTTTGGTGATGTGTTGCACGAGGTCGACCAGCGACTTTTCAATCTGTGTGTCTTGTTCGGCGATCGGTTCGAACAGGTTGGCCATCAACAGCTCAAGGCTGGCGATTTTCGCCGCCAGGGCTGTTTCAGCTTCCTGACGCACCTTCAGCGTGGTGCTGTGAAAACCTTCTTTCTCGCCGATGGCGAAGCCCTCGTTGTAAGCCTCCTGACGGATGCTCTCGAGTTCTTCCAGCGTCAGTGGCTGGACTTCTTCCAGCGGCACTTCTTCCATTTCCGGCGGTTCGGGTTCCGGCTCAGGCTCGGGTTCCGGTTTCGGCGGATCGAAACTGGGCATTGCCCAGGATTCGAAGCCACGAACATCGCGGGCGCGGATCAGATCCGTCACAGACTCGTCAGGCTTGTCCATGGGCTTAGATCATTTCCTCGCCACCCTTGCCACCGAGCACGATCTCGCCGGCTTCGGCCATGCGACGGGCGATGGTGAGGATTTCTTTCTGCGCCGTTTCGACGTCGCTGACGCGCACCGGGCCTTTGGCCTCGAGGTCGTCGCGCAACAATTCGGCGGCACGTTTGGACATGTTCTTGAAGATCTTTTCCTTGACGCCTTCGTCCGACCCCTTGAGGGCCAGCACCAGCACGTCGGAAGACACTTCGCGCAACAGCGCCTGAATACCGCGGTCGTCGACGTCCGCCAGGTTGTTGAACACGAACATGAGGTCTTCGATCTGACCGGACAGGTCTTCGTCGACTTCGCGGATCGAGTCCATGAGCTGGCCTTCGATCGAACTGTCGAGGAAGTTCATGATGTCGGCCGCACGTTTGATACCACCCAGGGTGGTGCGCGAGGCGTTCGAGTTGCCGGAGAACTGTTTCTCGAGAATCTGGTTGAGTTCTTTCAAGGCCGCCGGTTGCACGGTGTTCAACGACGAAACGCGCAGAATGATGTCCAGACGCACTTTGTGGTCGAAGTTGCCGAGCACTTCACCGGCCTGATCCGGGTCGAGGTACGCGACCACGATCGCCTGGATCTGCGGGTGTTCGTAACGGATGACGTCGGCCACCGCGCGCGGCTCCATCCATTTCAGGCTGTCGAGGCCGCTGGTGTTGCCGCCGAGCAGGATGCGGTCGATCAGACCGTTGGCCTTGTCCTCGCCCAGGGCCTGAGTGAGCATCTTGCGCACGTAGTCGTCGGAACCGACACCGAGGCTGGTCTGGTCGCCGACGATGTCGACGAATTCGCTCATCACCTGCTCGACCTGCTCGCGGTGGACGTTACCCATTTGCGCCATGGCCACGCCGACGCGCTGGACTTCTTTCGGGCCCATGTGGCGCAGCACTTGCGCAGCATCGGTCGACCCCAGGGACAGCAGCAGAATCGCGGCTTTGTCGACCTTGGTCAGTTTGACGGCGGCGGCTCGGTTATCACTCATCTGCGTTAATCCACTCTTTCACGACCTGAGCCACGCGACCCGGGTCTTCAGCTACCAGACTCTTGATT
Proteins encoded in this window:
- a CDS encoding ATP-binding SpoIIE family protein phosphatase; this encodes MQALEPLTILIAEDSAADRLLLSTIVRRQGHEVLTAADGAQAVAVFRQQQPDLVLMDAMMPVMDGFEAARQIKALAGEALVPIIFLTSLTESEALARCLEAGGDDFLAKPYNQVILAAKIKAMDRLRRLQATVLEQRDQIARHHDYLLNEQRVAKAVFDKVAHSGCLSAPNIRYLQSPYALFNGDLLLAAYTPAGDMHVMLGDFTGHGLPAAVGAMPLAEVFYGMTAKGYGLAETLREMNAKLKRILPVDMFCCATLLCLSSERRSVEVWNGGMPDGYLHRLATGEREPLAARHLPLGVLSPQAFDDRTQVHSMAVGDRVFLLSDGVIDTSDANDQLFGVERLQQVFAANREPDRLFEDIEQALRDFRGQARDDVSMVEVSLLESAQAQGSAPMYSDSGQSCPLDWSVSFEFRGATLKRFNPLPFLLQLLQEVHGLRAQSGALYSVLAELYSNALEHGVLGLDSSLKRDASGFARYYELRNERLQALQDGFVRVHLQVEPLGEGGRLVVRVEDSGKGFDVDRIMERPLDAVRLSGRGVSLVRQLGHNARWSDQGRSARVEFFWEIEA
- the fliG gene encoding flagellar motor switch protein FliG — protein: MSDNRAAAVKLTKVDKAAILLLSLGSTDAAQVLRHMGPKEVQRVGVAMAQMGNVHREQVEQVMSEFVDIVGDQTSLGVGSDDYVRKMLTQALGEDKANGLIDRILLGGNTSGLDSLKWMEPRAVADVIRYEHPQIQAIVVAYLDPDQAGEVLGNFDHKVRLDIILRVSSLNTVQPAALKELNQILEKQFSGNSNASRTTLGGIKRAADIMNFLDSSIEGQLMDSIREVDEDLSGQIEDLMFVFNNLADVDDRGIQALLREVSSDVLVLALKGSDEGVKEKIFKNMSKRAAELLRDDLEAKGPVRVSDVETAQKEILTIARRMAEAGEIVLGGKGGEEMI
- the fliI gene encoding flagellar protein export ATPase FliI, whose product is MRLERTSFAKRLSTYAEATEIAGAPILEGRLLRMVGLTLEAEGLRAAMGTRCMVINDDSYHPSQVEAEVMGFSGSKVFLMPVGSVAGIAPGARVVPLADTGRLPMGMSMLGRVLDGAGRALDGKGGMKAEDWVPMDGPTINPLNRDPISVPLDVGIRCINGLLTVGRGQRLGLFAGTGVGKSVLLGMMTRFTEADIIVVGLIGERGREVKEFIEHILGEEGLKRSVVVASPADDAPLMRMRAAMYCTRIAEYFRDKGKNVLLLMDSLTRFAQAQREIALAIGEPPATKGYPPSVFAKLPKLVERAGNAEKGGGSITAFYTVLSEGDDQQDPIADSARGVLDGHIVLSRRLAEEGHYPAIDIEASISRVMPAVVSAEHMQRAQYFKQLWSRYQQSRDLISVGAYVAGGDRETDLAISLQPQLVRYQRQGLNDKINMGESQAYLETLFAPAAGG
- the fliJ gene encoding flagellar export protein FliJ, with the protein product MAVSRAARLAPVVDMAEKAEKTAVQRLAYFQGQVKVAESKLADLNAFRLDYSQQWIVRGSTGVSGQWLLGFQGFLAQLDTAVDQQRQSLVWHQNNLDKAREAWQQAFARVEGLRKLVQRYRDEAQRLEDKREQKLLDELSQRLPRRDAF
- the fliH gene encoding flagellar assembly protein FliH, producing the protein MDKPDESVTDLIRARDVRGFESWAMPSFDPPKPEPEPEPEPEPPEMEEVPLEEVQPLTLEELESIRQEAYNEGFAIGEKEGFHSTTLKVRQEAETALAAKIASLELLMANLFEPIAEQDTQIEKSLVDLVQHITKQVIKRELAIDSTQIEHVMRDALKLLPLGVENVRLYVNPQDFAQVKALRERHEESWRIVEDESLLPGGCRVETEHSRIDASVESRVTQVMAKLFDQLHEQALHPAAPDLSLEIPEDTPAAVDPDEPRADASDAP
- a CDS encoding STAS domain-containing protein, which encodes MSVVTEVSPDGHKLTIAIKGRFDFGRHQEFRESYEKLNTKPESIVVDLKEATYLDSSALGMLLLLRDHAGGDDADIRVVNSSSDVKKILAISNFDKLFDIS